One stretch of Actinacidiphila sp. DG2A-62 DNA includes these proteins:
- a CDS encoding GNAT family N-acetyltransferase, translating to MASEARAGGDGAGGGVNGRADSGSYGAGGTHDGSPRGARAEPGVRVRRIADGDWDAIVALEAAAYTPLGISEGRAPLESKVRASPDTCLALDVGGRTAGYLLALPYPPSAYPELSRGEQTVFRSANLHLHDLVIAADLRGRGLGRRMLGRLTADAARQGFERISLVAVGGSHTFWSAAGFRAHEGAVDSGGYGPDSVYMSLPLRTAGTPTPDEVGGA from the coding sequence CAAGGGCCGGCGGTGACGGCGCGGGTGGCGGTGTGAACGGCCGCGCGGACAGCGGTTCGTACGGCGCCGGCGGCACGCACGACGGAAGTCCGCGGGGCGCGCGCGCCGAGCCCGGCGTGCGCGTCCGGCGTATCGCGGACGGCGACTGGGACGCCATCGTGGCGCTCGAAGCCGCCGCGTACACCCCGCTGGGCATCAGCGAGGGCCGGGCCCCGCTGGAGTCCAAGGTCCGCGCCTCGCCGGACACCTGCCTCGCGCTCGACGTCGGCGGGCGCACCGCCGGCTATCTGCTCGCGCTGCCCTACCCGCCCTCCGCCTACCCGGAGTTGAGCCGCGGCGAGCAGACGGTCTTCCGCTCGGCCAACCTCCACCTGCACGACCTGGTGATCGCCGCCGACCTGCGCGGGCGCGGGCTGGGCCGGCGGATGCTCGGCCGGCTGACCGCGGACGCGGCGCGGCAGGGGTTCGAGCGGATCTCGCTGGTCGCCGTCGGCGGCAGCCACACCTTCTGGTCGGCCGCCGGCTTCCGCGCGCACGAGGGCGCGGTCGACTCCGGCGGCTACGGCCCGGATTCCGTGTACATGTCCCTGCCGCTGCGGACGGCCGGCACACCGACACCAGACGAAGTGGGGGGCGCCTGA